The Fusarium falciforme chromosome 4, complete sequence genomic interval CGTCAGGACTTTAATTGAGAGGCGCCAAAAACGCGTCTCCCGGCCAATGTCAGGAGCTAGCGACGCGACAAGCGCCACTCGATCAACGTCGTTAAGTCCTTTAGCTCGTTGCTTCATCTCTACATCTTGACCAGGAGTTTTACACTTGATTCGATCCATTTCCGTGCAGCCGGCGACGATATCATCATGGCTTCGCGACCTGAATTGAAGGTTGGTTCTGTCTTGATCATCATGGCCGTTCTCTTGCTAATCCATCGGTGCCTAGCTCGACGACGAAGGCGGCTTCATCCGCTTCTTCAAGTCACTACCATCAGTCAACGATGATACAATCCGTATTTTTGATCGAGGTGACTGGTACACTTCCCACGGCGAAGATGCCATGTTTATTGCCAAAACCGTACGCCGACACTGCCACTATTCTCGACCCTTCTAACTCGACAATCACAGGTATACAAGACCACCTCCGTTGTACGACAGCTCGGCCGAAACGATCACACTGGACTCCCCTCAGTAACAATGACCATGACCGTGTTCCGACAATTCCTCCGAGAAGCCTTGCTCAAACTGGGCAAGCGGATAGAAATCTGGCAGAGCGCCAGTGGACGAATGAACTGGAAGTGTGTCAAGCAAGCATCCCCTGGCAACCTGCAAGATGTCGAGGATGACTTGGGTGGACAAATTGAGTCTGCACCAATGATTCTCGCGGTCAAGATCTCAGCCAAGGCTTCTGAAGCCCGCAACATTGGTGTCTGCTTTGCCGATGCTAGTGTTCGAGAGTTGGGAGTCAGCGAGTTCCTTGACAACGACCTGTACTCCAACTTTGAGGCTCTCCTTATCCAGCTTGGTGTCCGGGAGTGCCTGGTTCAAATCGACAAGAGtgaaaaggagaaggaccCCGAGCTGGCCAAGTTGAAGAAGATCATTGATAACTGCGGTGTGGCCATTGCTGAGCGGCCAAGCGGCGACTTTGGCACCCGAGATATCGAGCAGGATCTCGCTCGTCTACTGAAAGACGAGCGATCAGCTACTCTCCTCCCCCAGACAGACCTCAAGCTGGCCATGGGTTCAGCCGCTTCTCTTATCAAGTACCTCGGCGTACTCCAAGATCCATCCAACTTTGGCCAGTACCAGCTCTACCAGCATGATCTGGCTCAGTTCATGAAGTTggatgctgctgctctcaAGGCTCTCAATCTCATGCCAGGCCCGCGGGATGGCTCTAAAACCATGAGCGTCTATGGCGTTCTCAACCACTGCAAGACCCCGGTGGGCAGCCGGCTTTTGGCCCAATGGCTGAAGCAGCCCCTGATGAGCAAGCAAGAAATCGAGAAGCGTCAGCAACTGGTGGAGGCCTTCTACGTCGACACCGAGCTCCGCCAGACCCTACAAGAGGAGCATCTGCGCTCCATCCCCGATCTCTACCGACTGTCCAAGCGATTCCAGCGCGGCAAGGCAAACTTGGAAGACGTTGTCCGTGCGTATCAGGTTGTGATCCGTCTCCCTGGCTTCATTGGTACATTCGAAGGTGTCATGGACGAAAACTACAAGGATCCTCTTGATGAGGCTTACACCACCAAGCTTCGTGACCTGTCAGATAGTCTGGGCAAGTTGCAAGACATGGTTGAGCAGACAGTCGACCTGGATGCTCTGGATCGCCATGAgtacatcatcaaggccgactttgacaagggCTTGCGCATCATCCGCAAGAAGCTCGATCAACTCGACTCGGATATCCGGGCTGAGTTTTTGTCCTCAGCAAGGGACCTCGGTCAGGAGCCTGACAAGAAGATCTTCCTTGAGACCAACCACAAGGTCCACGGTGTATGCATGCGCCTCACCCGACAGGAGGCTGGCTGCATTCGAAACAAGTCCGGCTACCAGGAGTGCTCTACACAGAAGAACGGCGTCTACTTTACCACCAAGAAGATGCAGGCATACCGCCGGGAGCATGACCAACTATCACAAAACTACAACAGGACCCAGAGCAGTCTTGTTCACGAGGTAGTCCAGGTCGCCTCATCGTACTGCCCAGTTCTAGAGCGCCTTGCCGGTGTACTTGCTCACCTCGACGTTATCGTCTCGCTCGGACACGCTGCGGTTCATGCCCCTGAATCGTATGTGCGACCCAAGATTCATGCCCGCGGCGAGGGCCAAACAATTTTGAAGGAAGCCCGACACCCCTGCATGGAGCTGCAGGATGATGTCCAGTTTATCACCAATGATATCGAGCTTACTCGCGACAAGTCGTCGTTCCTTATCATCACTGGCCCCAACATGGGTGGCAAGTCGACATACATCCGACAAACGGGCGTCATTGCTCTCATGGCTCAAGTGGGATGCTTCGTGCCCTGTAGTGAGGCCGAACTTACCATCTATGACTCAATCTTGGCTCGTGTTGGTGCCAGTGATTCACAGCTCAAGGGCGTCTCGACATTCATGGCCGAGATGCTGGAGACGGCCAACATCCTCAAGTCGGCCACCGCGGACTCCCTGATCATTATCGATGAGCTCGGCCGTGGTACGTCGACGTACGACGGATTTGGTCTGGCATGGGCCATCTCGGAGCACATTGTTAAGGAGATTGGCTGCTCGGCCATGTTTGCCACACATTTCCACGAACTCACAGCCCTGGCGGACCAGTACCCCCAGGTACAGAACCTCCATGTGACAGCGCACATCGGCGGCACTGACGGTGCAGTCTCCGAGGCTGACGCTAAACGGGAGGTGACGCTGCTGTACAAGGTGGCTCCGGGCGTGTGCGACCAGAGCTTCGGCATCCACGTCGCCGAGCTGGTGAGATTCCCGGACAAGGTGGTGCGTATGGCGAAGCGCAAGGCGGATGAGCTCGAGGACTTTACGACCAAGCACGAGGACCTTGCGCTGCAGTACAGCAAGGAGGACGTGGAACAGGGTAGTGCTATGCTGAAGCGGGTGCTGGTGGAGTGGAAGGACAAGGTGAAGCAGGGCAACATGAGCCGCGAGGAGCAAGTGGCGGcgctcaaggagctcgtcGGAGCGAATGCAGATCTTCAGGCCAACCCGTTCTTTCAGTCGGTCAAGGCTCTGTAATGTGCGTCGATACTAGGGACGACTTAGGGAAATGGAATTGGAAGGGTAAAGGGATAGGCGTTCGGGGCTTGGGTTCAACTATGGGAATAATTTGAGGGCGTCTGTCAGGCAGAAGCCTGGCATAGTCGAGATATATGTCGGTACTACAGATGTGAGAATCAATGTGAGATACAAGCCGTGTCTATTCTAGGGTCTTTGTGCCTGCAAGTTTACAACTTCAACATTCTTGGACGTGAGATATCGTGTAGGTTCGTGATGAATACTTGATACTCCTTCTCTCGGCATGACTCATCCAACACTGAATGGCTGATCTTCAACTCTGACAATCCACTTACAACATCGCAATCTAAACCTCTCAACGCCAAACTCAAGACGCAATCATGGCCTCCATCACTATCCGCCCGGCCACCGAAGAAGACCTCTCCTCTATGCTATCAGTCTACTTCTCCGCCTTTTCCCCCAGCCTCTTCTCCCAACGCTGCTTCCCGTCCACATCACCAGACGTCCAAGCCTGGACCGCCGACAAGCTCCGGTCCCAAATCGGGGCCCCGGGCAATCACGTCGTCATCGCCGAGTCTGACTCCGGCTCCGTCCTCGGCTGGGCCCGTTGGGTCCGCCGGCCCGCCGCTCCGTCCACAAGGGCAATCCTCTCCGAGTCTGACTACCCTTCCTCAGGAGACCCGGCCCTTGCTGTGCGTTTGTTCCAGGCCAATGCCGACGCTACATACAAGCACGCGGCGGGAGAGTCGTACTGGTTTCTGAGTACTATCGCCACGGCCAAGGAAGCACAGCGACGTGGCGTTGGATCAGCGCTGATGCAGTTTGGTGTTGATAAGGCAGACGAGgaaggatggatggcatATCTCAACAGCTCCCCTGAAGGCAAGGGGTTATACGAAAAGTTTGGGTTCCAAGTTGTCGACGAGTCTGAGATTCCAGAACTCAATATCGTGCAGTATCATATGAAGAGAGcggcaaggtcaagttcATGATTGGACCATTTcgttaaaaaaaagagaggaaaATTCATTCACGCTtcatttatatataatagagattccttaaaagagggaaaagaaaatGACATCAAAAGAAACTCTTCGTGACACGATAAACCGCCCTCATAACAAACGCCCTGTTCCTCCACCGTTCGTCTCAGTTAGAATCCATCCTCCTGGTCTATCCCACCAAAATTCTAGAATGTCTAAGTTTCAGCGAATGATCGCTGCCTTGTTTTCTCTAGACCAATGTAATATCCCCATCTATCGTGAGGCGAGGCCGTCGCCAATCTTCTTCCACAGACCGTTGCGCTTCCAGGTCCAGTTCTTGAGGAAGGGGGGGTCCATGCCCGTCTCGAAGGCCTCGTTGCGGGCCTGGATCTGGGCGTTGAGGAGGGACTGGCGGGCAGCAGCACCGCGGTTCTTCAGCTGGGGCATGCGGTCGATGGCATCGATGGCCAAGCTGAAGCGGTCGGTCTGGTTGCGGATGGCCAGCTCGAGAGGGGTGTCGATgttgcccttctccttgtagCCGCGGACGTGCAGGTTGAGGCTGCCGGGACGCTTGTAGGTCAGACGGTGCACCATCCAGGGGTAGCTGtggaagttgaagatgacaGGCTTGTCATCGGTGAAGAGGCTGGTCCACTCCGCGTCGGGCAGGCCGTGGGGGTGGTCGGTGTGGTGGATCAGCTTGAACAGATCCACGACGTTGACGCATCGGATCTTGAGCTCGGGGAAGTGCTCGAGCAGCAGGTCGATGGCGGCCAGGGACTCGTGTGTGCTGATGTCACCGCAAGAAGCCATGACGAGGTCGGGCTCGTGGCCGGCATCGGTAGAGAACTGAGGCCAGATGCCAATACCCTTGGTGCAGTGCTCGATGGCCTGGTCCATGGGCAGATACTGGAGATGCTCCTGCTTATCAGAGACGACAACGTTGACATAGTTGACGGAGCGCAGGCAGTGGTCCATGACTATAGCGTGTTAGAAGGGGGGATCCAATATCAAGGGCGAGTCAACACGTACCGGAAAGCAGACAGTTTCCATCAGGGGGCAGGTAGATGCGGACAACCTCGGGGCTCTTGTTGGCAACAACATCGAGGAAGCCAGGATCTTGGTGAGTGAAACCGTTGTGGTCCTGACGCCAGACGACGGCAGTCAGGAGAATGTTAAGAGAGGCGACCTTGGCGCGCCACTCAACCTCAAGACACTTCTCGATCCATTTGCAGTGCTGCACATGTTGTTAGTGAGAATCTATACATGGACGTCATGTTCACATACCTGGTTGACCATGGAGTCAATGACATGGATGAAAGGCTCGTAGCTGTTGAGCAGACCGTGGCGACCACTCAGGATGTAACCCTCGAGCCAACCCTCGCAGTTGTGCTCAGAGAGCATCTCCATGACACGGCCGGACTTGGCCAGGTTGCCGCcgttctcatcctcctcaaagTACTCACCCATCCAGACCTTCTTGCCGGCAGCGTAGACGCCTCCGAGCTTGTTGGACTCAGTCTCATCAGGGCCAAACAGACGGAAGTTGTTCTGGTTCTGGGCGATAACGTCCCTGAGGAACACGGCCATGTTGGTCATGCTTGCGTTGTTGACATTGCCGGGGCTGTCGACCTTGATGGCATAGTCCCGGAAGTCGGGCATCCTCAGGGGCTTCCTGAGCAGACCGCCGTTGGCAACCGGGTTGGCGCTCATTCGTCGGTTGCCCACGGGGGTGAGCGCGCGGAGAGCAGGAATAGGAGCACCAGCCTCGTCAAAGAGACGCTCGGGCTCGTAGCTCCGCATCCAgtcctcaagaagcttgagGTGAGCAGGGTTGGTGGCGGGGTCGGTGATGGGGACCTGGTGAGCACGCCAGTAACCCTCGAGGTAGTTCTCGTCAACCTTGCGGGGGGCGGTCCAGCCCTTGGGGCTTCGGAGGACGATCATGGGCCACATGGGGCGGAAGGCCTCGCCGCTGTCACGGGCCTGCTTCTGGAACTTCTTGATCTCGTTGACACAGTGCTCGAGAGTAGTGGCCATGGCCTGGTGCATGGACTCGATATCGTCACCCTCGACAAAGTATGGCTGCCAGCCGTagccgaggaagaggttctcaagctccttgtGAGAAATTCGGGCAAGGACAGTGGGGTTGTTGATCTTGTAGCCGTTAAGGTGAAGGACAGGGAGGACAGCACCATCGACAATGGGGTTGAGGAACTTGTTGCTGTGCCAGGCAGTGGCAAGGGGACCAGTCTCAGCCTCACCATCACCGACCATGGTAAGAGCAATCAGGTCGGGGTTGTCGTAGACAGCACCGAACGCGTGGGACACTGAGTAACCCAGCTCGCCACCCTCGTGGAGGGATCCTGGGGTTTCGGGGGTAGCATGAGAGCCAATGCCGCCGGGGAAGGAGAAGCTCTTGAAGAACTTCTGGAGACCCTCGGTGTCGAGGGTCTTGTCGGGGTACACCTCGGTGTAGACGCCCTCGAGATAGGACTGAGAGAGGACAGCGGGGGCACCGTGGCCAGGGCcagagatgaagatgctgtCAAGATCGTACTTCTTGATAAGACGGTTGAAGTGCATCCATGTGAAGATCTGGCCGGGAGCAGAGCCAAAGTGACCGAGCAGTCGAAGCTTGAGGTGCTCAGGCTTGAGAGGTTCTCGCAGGAGGGGGTTCTCCTTCAGGTAGATCATACCCAGGGACAGGTAGCAACTGGCCTTGAAGAAGTCATTGTACTGGGaaatctcctcctcggagAGCGGGGTGCCCTTGATAGTAGAGCGGGCGATGCCAAAGGGCTGGATAGACTTGACCTCAGCCATTGGGAAGTTGTTGTAAGAGACAATTGTTGAAGTTGTGGTTATGGTTGAACTCTTGCATAAGAgatgagaagagaagagaacaaAGGAAAGGGTCGAGAGCTCAACAGGCTCCGGAGACTTCTTATACGGGagcaggagctggaggggTTGCCAAGGAAtcaccaggaggaggagaggtctACAGAGTATAACGGGGAGTGCGGTGAACAGAGAAGGGTAGAGTGAGGCACACACAGGGCTTCTGCCGCAAGCCTGGGTCTGGGTCTGGGCTGGGTACGGGCAGCAGAAACAGACAAGGAACAACAGCGGCCGTTGGCAGGATGATGGATCAGCAGACGGGTTGCATTGGTTGGAACGAGAAGCTTTGGAAGTCAACAGGGCGTGTATGTAATTGCCCATCGGCGTGCAATTGTGACGAGTTATGCTCTCCTGGCCGAAAGCGAGATGGTGGCGTGCGTGGGGGAGGCTCGTCAGAGCAACGTACCGTACCCTACCCTACCGACGGACGGGGAGGACGTCGGCCGTCCAGGAAGACGGGCCGGACAATGGGCGGCAGGTGGGCTGCAAGTGGTCGTCACtctgggagaagaaggacggcaTTGCGTGTGGTGGGTAGCTAGGGGAGCTTGCTGGCAGCTGCTtggttggcgatggtggtTGACAGAGGTGGTCTGATCCAGATAGTCTTTCAAGGACGAACGCCATGCCCCACTGCCTGCCGTCCGTGTCCAAGAGGGAGAGGCCCGACACCGATGTCGAATCGACGGGTCGACGGGCGACGTCTTCCCTTGGCTAGCTAGGGGAAACGAGGGCCTGCATAGCATCAGAGTCAGAGTAATTGTCATGATGCGTTGCGCTTCGGTGCTCTGCGGTCGGTGCGGCGCGGCGCATGGCCGTTGTCTCGCCCGTGGTTGGGCGCGCTACTGTAGGGGGAGGTGGCATGTTGAACCCTAGTCGGGCCTTATTCGATGTCGTCCGTCGCCGTCGATTGATTTTTTTTCATCAAGGAAGCAGCGTGAGAAGACGTTCGGATGGTTGACATCTGACAAACCCATCCCCAAGCTGGTCAAGCTTGTCGTGATTGGGGGCCTTGCCTGCCTTGCCTgaggcggcgacggccgGCCGCCGACGGAGGTGGAGACCCGCTTGCGGTTTTGCCGGCTGTCAATGCCGGCGCTACTTGGTCGAAGTCAGCGCGGTACCTACCCCGAGCACACAATTCTGCCTTGCGGACCGGGTACCCCGCTAACGCGCGCAACTCCCCGCCAGGTACCCATCGACCAGCGCCCTAGCGGCTCGCCATGATCCAACATCTGATGCTCAGCCCGAGGTGAAGGCGGCGTCATGATACTTTGACCCTAGCTTTGACTGTACGAgcctgttttttttttattgcTATCTTTCAATTCATCATCtcacttttttttctatGAACAGATAGCCAGtcgcccttctccttggtcaAATCTCTCTGTGGGTGGGCTGGTCTGAGACAGAATTGGCCGTTGACCAGCCGATTGGATTCGGTCTCCCAAGAGAGGACGGAACGAGCGTGGCCCAGCTTGTGAAATATGATATGTTAGCTGTGCCACCAGATTGTTGCTGCTTCAGCCCAATGCCTCACCCAGGTTGCATTCTTCGGGTCAATGACACCCTCTCCTCGATTTCCGGGACCGTGTCTCGAGTCTCTTTTgtttccttctcctcttaCTGGGAGCAATCCCAATTGACTCTAAGCCACGATGACGCCGTCATTCGTTTTTTACTGTTTTTTTCTGGCAGTTGCTCTGCAAAGCTCAGACATCACATCTCATGTCTCGGGAAACGATCAACATGGGCCCCGAGCTTCCCGGGGTAGTAACCTATGTAGATACAGTTGTACATCCTCATACGAGTGAACACTCTTCATGCACACCCTCCAGGGGTTGAGGGGGGGAACCTTTGGGTTCTGGCCTTTTTATCCGCCGTTAAACCCTCGCTCGCTTGTCTGATGctgcagcaccagcagcTAGAGCAATGATGACGGGACGGGGGCTCTACAGGTCTAGTTCTAGTTCCACGTCCAGCCCTGATCTGATATTACGTCTTTCGGCGCTCCGATCCCCGATGAGGGGCAGCAGAGCTTCCCTTGGAGGGAAACACGACCGGCGGCAGAGCTCTCGAGGCAAAATTCGATGCGATCCATCCGGAATACCCATGTGCGAGAGGGCTGTCCGTAACGTGGTAGATACTTACGTGGTAGGAAAGTAGCTACCCCTCACTCATGGATGCTATGCTCGGTctcgcagcaacagcagaagcagaatcTTGGAAGcattccatcccatccatcacacCCTCCATCCCACGCCCAGCCACCAACAGCAGAGCAGAACAAGCCCACTCCCCAGACGCGGAACCGTAGCCATGGGCAATTCCCCAAACCCCATTTCTTTGTTTCCTCTTCCCCTGCCGAATGCGGTGTTTTGAAAAAAAGCCCCCAGCCCGCAGACGtcagccatgccatgccatgcacgCGCTCTTCCATGTCCTCCCCCAGGCGCCGCCGCCACTCTGGTGTGGAGCGGTCGTGACAGCTGAAAGCCCGTGCTGTCTGTCGGTGTCGGGGGTTCTGCGACCGTTGAAGATGCCGATCCGCCTTCTGCACCTAAAAACCTAACTTGAATCCTCTCAAGCGCCAATCCTTGGTGACAAGACGCCAGGGTTGCGAGGACCCTTCATCCCTGCTCTCGAAACTTTGACTTGTGCGGTTCTGGTTTCTGGATGGGGAATTTGCGGCTCGCTTCCTCCTTGGATGGCTCACGGCGTTGTAAGAATGGATAGACCGTGATGGGTACTATACGGCAAAAGTAGCACgactcgacgaggaggaccgATAACGGTAGGACACGTTTACTTTAACGGACCTTGTACGTCGCCTCTGATGATATATCTCGTGTCAACCTAGGTTGGACATGTATCATCCATCATGCATCATCAATGCCCTTCTCCGCCTCATCTGCGTCGACAGCAGTAAGTTAGGCGAGATTCAGCCAGATCGTGTTTCCCCATCGCCAAGATCTCTGTCGCGTACCTACGTAACCTACCTTGACGTCGGTTCAAAACAAGCATAACAGATCTAGAAAAAGCACAATCTATCCCCACAAGGCCACAGCTGCCAGTACAGCATCTATCACAACGCACGCAACCATGTCTCTGTCTTctcgttgctgctgctgctgtaaCCCTGATGGTCGTATCCCACGATGCAGTTCTAGAATCGCCTGATCGGCACCTGCGCTGCCCAACAGCAACCCTTTCCCTTCACAGACAGCGTGGAGAT includes:
- a CDS encoding N-acetyltransferase domain-containing protein; translated protein: MASITIRPATEEDLSSMLSVYFSAFSPSLFSQRCFPSTSPDVQAWTADKLRSQIGAPGNHVVIAESDSGSVLGWARWVRRPAAPSTRAILSESDYPSSGDPALAVRLFQANADATYKHAAGESYWFLSTIATAKEAQRRGVGSALMQFGVDKADEEGWMAYLNSSPEGKGLYEKFGFQVVDESEIPELNIVQYHMKRAARSSS
- a CDS encoding DNA mismatch repair protein msh-2; protein product: MASRPELKLDDEGGFIRFFKSLPSVNDDTIRIFDRGDWYTSHGEDAMFIAKTVYKTTSVVRQLGRNDHTGLPSVTMTMTVFRQFLREALLKLGKRIEIWQSASGRMNWKCVKQASPGNLQDVEDDLGGQIESAPMILAVKISAKASEARNIGVCFADASVRELGVSEFLDNDLYSNFEALLIQLGVRECLVQIDKSEKEKDPELAKLKKIIDNCGVAIAERPSGDFGTRDIEQDLARLLKDERSATLLPQTDLKLAMGSAASLIKYLGVLQDPSNFGQYQLYQHDLAQFMKLDAAALKALNLMPGPRDGSKTMSVYGVLNHCKTPVGSRLLAQWLKQPLMSKQEIEKRQQLVEAFYVDTELRQTLQEEHLRSIPDLYRLSKRFQRGKANLEDVVRAYQVVIRLPGFIGTFEGVMDENYKDPLDEAYTTKLRDLSDSLGKLQDMVEQTVDLDALDRHEYIIKADFDKGLRIIRKKLDQLDSDIRAEFLSSARDLGQEPDKKIFLETNHKVHGVCMRLTRQEAGCIRNKSGYQECSTQKNGVYFTTKKMQAYRREHDQLSQNYNRTQSSLVHEVVQVASSYCPVLERLAGVLAHLDVIVSLGHAAVHAPESYVRPKIHARGEGQTILKEARHPCMELQDDVQFITNDIELTRDKSSFLIITGPNMGGKSTYIRQTGVIALMAQVGCFVPCSEAELTIYDSILARVGASDSQLKGVSTFMAEMLETANILKSATADSLIIIDELGRGTSTYDGFGLAWAISEHIVKEIGCSAMFATHFHELTALADQYPQVQNLHVTAHIGGTDGAVSEADAKREVTLLYKVAPGVCDQSFGIHVAELVRFPDKVVRMAKRKADELEDFTTKHEDLALQYSKEDVEQGSAMLKRVLVEWKDKVKQGNMSREEQVAALKELVGANADLQANPFFQSVKAL